The Triticum aestivum cultivar Chinese Spring chromosome 7B, IWGSC CS RefSeq v2.1, whole genome shotgun sequence genome window below encodes:
- the LOC123156234 gene encoding probable protein phosphatase 2C 42 — protein MAIGAGLVEIWCYKWYVLGGLGVYITLRTVKRFVRTNSPDVSSALAATKFATESADAAAVLGGYVKEVLKRKDLDDLDVCTVMTDFGSLIETKGAAVGCYCVEHLHLKVINHLNHDSDMKHLLDRLNSAFESLSKMLVLNARMGYRLTEQTDKSRYCILSKDGQAIGMFVTQDLSKFGCWDCCDGSIQDAVIVAKGYDKLSFMAAQRLSDESAVHFDTISDGPEFVVIACDGVCNLMENMDAVRFVYQAARADMELRPLCDVLLDGLLSSGSSVKVVAVLVQFKARHMGEGSSVNV, from the exons ATGGCAATAGGAGCAGGCTTGGTAGAAATATGGTGTTATAAGTGGTATGTTTTAGGCGGTCTTGGAGTTTACATCACCCTGCGCACAGTCAAGCGCTTCGTGCGAACAAATTCCCCCGATGTCTCCTCTGCTTTGGCAG CAACAAAATTTGCCACCGAGAGTGCCGATGCTGCAGCTGTTTTGGGAGGCTATGTCAAAGAGGTTTTAAAG AGAAAGGATTTGGATGATTTGGATGTCTGTACTGTGATGACAGATTTTGGATCTCTTATTGAAACTAAAG GGGCTGCCGTGGGATGCTATTGTGTTGAGCATTTACATTTAAAAGTCATCAACCATTTGAATCATGACAGTGATATGAAGCATTTGCTGGATAGATTGAATAGTGCTTTTGAGAG TTTGAGCAAAATGTTGGTGCTGAATGCAAGGATGGGATACAG ATTGACCGAGCAAACAGACAAGTCAAGATATTGCATCCTCTCAAAAGATGGCCAG GCTATTGGTATGTTTGTCACGCAAGATTTGAGTAAGTTTGGATGTTGGGATTGCTGCGATGGAAGCATACAAGATGCGGTTATAGTTGCAAAAGGCTACG ACAAGTTGAGCTTTATGGCTGCACAACGTCTGAGTGATGAGAGTGCAGTTCACTTT GATACAATCTCTGATGGGCCTGAGTTCGTTGTCATTGCATGTGATGGAGTTTG CAATCTTATGGAAAACATGGATGCAGTTCGCTTTGTGTACCAAGCAGCCAGAGCG GACATGGAGCTGCGTCCTCTCTGCGACGTCCTCCTGGATGGCCTACTATCATCGGGAAGCTCGGTAAAGGTGGTGGCTGTACTTGTGCAGTTCAAGGCCCGACACATGGGCGAGGGTTCTTCCGTCAATGTCTGA